Proteins co-encoded in one Microcebus murinus isolate Inina chromosome 5, M.murinus_Inina_mat1.0, whole genome shotgun sequence genomic window:
- the LOC105865351 gene encoding amine sulfotransferase-like, translating into MEDSERELLKFKGFYFQRKGLDIGFLENLDDFKIRDDDVFVVTYPKSGTIWCRQILSLIYFEEHRKRTENVETNLRVPFLEYSKHIDFGKRPSPRLFVTHLPYNLVPRGLKNKKAKIIYVYRNPKDVMCSYFHFLNTYSTFKAEDTMEAFMKQFLEGKVVGSLWFDHIRGWYEHRNDFNIQFMMYEEMKKDLRSSVLKLCKFLGEDLNEESVDAVVRQATFENMKDDPLANFENILKTNVGLKREGHFLRKGTIGDWKNHMTVEQNEKFDKSFQKQMKDFPLQFIGM; encoded by the exons ATGGAAGATTCAGAAAGAGAATTATTGaaatttaaaggattttattttcagcGTAAAGGATTGGATATtggctttttagaaaatttagatgattttaaaattagagatgaTGATGTCTTCGTAGTCACATACCCCAAATCTG gaaCCATCTGGTGTCGGCAGATATTAAGcttgatttattttgaagaacatcgcaaaagaacagaaaatgtgGAAACAAATCTTCGTGTCCCCTTTCTTGAGTACTCTAAACATATAGATTTTGGCAAAAGACCATCTCCTCGTCTCTTCGTTACCCATCTTCCATACAACTTGGTTCCAAGAGGGCTAAAGAACAAAAAAGCCAAA attatatatgtatacagaaaCCCTAAGGATGTTATGTGctcatatttccattttctaaacaCATATTCAACCTTTAAAGCTGAGGACACCATGGAGGCATTTATGAAACAATTTTTGGAAGGGAAAG TGGTAGGAAGCCTTTGGTTTGACCATATCAGAGGTTGGTATGAGCACAGAAATGACTTCAATATTCAGTTCATGATgtatgaagaaatgaagaag GATCTCAGAAGTTCTGTGTTAAAACTCTGCAAATTTCTGGGTGAAGACCTGAATGAGGAGAGTGTGGATGCTGTGGTGAGACAGGCCACATTTGAGAACATGAAGGATGATCCACTAGCAAACTTTGAAAACATACTTAAGACGAATGTTGGATTAAAACGTGAAGGCCATTTTCTTCGCAAAG GTACCATTGGAGACTGGAAAAATCACATGACTGTCGAGCAGAATGAAAAATTTGACAAGAGTTTTCAAAAGCAGATGAAAGACTTTCCATTGCAGTTCATCGGGATGTAA